One part of the Vitis riparia cultivar Riparia Gloire de Montpellier isolate 1030 chromosome 6, EGFV_Vit.rip_1.0, whole genome shotgun sequence genome encodes these proteins:
- the LOC117916134 gene encoding nuclear transcription factor Y subunit B-10-like — translation MAEAPTSPGGGGSHESGEHSPRSNVREQDRYLPIANISRIMKKALPANGKIAKDAKETLQECVSEFISFITSEASDKCQKEKRKTINGDDLLWAMATLGFEDYIDPLKVYLHRFREIEGDAKGSVKGGDGSTKKD, via the exons ATGGCTGAAGCTCCGACGAGCCCCGGCGGTGGCGGCAGTCACGAGAGCGGCGAGCACAGCCCTCGTTCCAACGTGCGAGAGCAGGATAGGTACCTTCCTATCGCAAATATCAGCAGGATCATGAAGAAGGCTCTTCCGGCCAACGGCAAGATCGCCAAGGATGCGAAGGAGACTCTCCAAGAATGCGTTTCCGAGTTCATCAGTTTCATCACCAGCGA AGCGAGTGACAAGTGCCAGAAGGAGAAGAGGAAGACAATTAATGGTGATGACTTATTATGGGCAATGGCTACGTTAGGGTTTGAAGATTATATTGATCCTCTGAAAGTGTATCTACACAGGTTCAGAGAG ATAGAG GGTGACGCCAAGGGATCTGTGAAGGGTGGAGATGGATCTACTAAAAAAGATTGA
- the LOC117916132 gene encoding uncharacterized protein LOC117916132 produces MYRLMESDLSIIEIAGEDDSLLQQSPANEIAAVNTSNYFSCSPLQIFRPQRSAEASRLRPTEDLKSNWDADKPTCSSPGDGSNKENVNENKFGVPKLRVEPQQMKKRKKGGGYNLRQSLAWDRAFFTEEGVLNPLELSVVSGNFDKFSGEALSVINEEVTKSVSDDLDYPNDSEELQALEGKLFKELPVSTSNGGKSIGGCTQPKQDSSTCDNEAPARAVRRKVLSVHDANRSGSKRGGFSRPLSSASQKRQANANTKVVSRDAKLPKIPVSKPAPCLLNTTTKSASLSTSHLKRNHIAQPGSTVPKSAGLKGSSSKSISAQNNAKLRPDCASFSVKSSVLHARRNVVPTPQANPPLEINSSGNLQPQSVTKVNSSLKVIPDIKLPAVSANREHSSIAGYSGSNKTAVSLPQNARHIGGNLQYAQPQTTKPSGLRMPSPSLGLFSQPKASASQRNQICNLLKSSVPNYQKFHGSNSIHAPRPLHESGKISRVVNDIQTGNITALTLSARCSISSAAKPVLPETVKLNVEVDNFNESELKFPCAPKSSEVVKNSILDCVDKKYHEHAEPQNFEIPCKEDSELQINDHKLLLQSASSKMENSHTSSQQNLAVQVKGVCGTDGITEHQFVEEKQDNMSVTNQHDTSESESRDTINCSKPSTSVVSDGQLVNMFDAREQSGEQVNLTKCCTHEPDLISLVENKKQRANDDILFKKSFFEESRNYVNGNIVDPKVQDSSTSTLESCQHPSQCTKKSGKGAIGADEIINKSHEQDALMPCSNGNLLVESCRKNLSTCSRYLMIADDIHEQSGEQEPQNPIVELSHAEDAPAVSVEIKPSFEDYKCVIDTPLMHEVKFNGEVTSMEFDSSLRVSNDQTTFEVTTLNSIITNFHPESRDSSGSELEDPHSTSLFSPAVHVESVCGTEKMVEYQHTEETEYKSPVKNQAVITKAQCGDTIDGSNQVASVLQNNWLSCMHVVNEPSEEQAQLIKCCTSEADQISNNENQKLQTEDSTSSESSQKYDRCVTDVGPKICGYNGSELESSDGPSQLKYIVQGEEEGSRIDSTTKKLNEGDAGGHSIDSDLLVKRCRSNLSSAVQNLYVVGSDLINEQSGEQVKLQIPCLVVEQSSQDIHGLRPNNYSSLSNGTSSNESWEENVSESSDYVVPEQSHLQESVLEISTTVVQLPLGIPDGFDVGKMAKNLNAEEALPDSGDFKSSLEGHEYPTDTQFRPGIELNSQATSLESDSSLKQGKEQSTDAVTNCSFQVFHSSSNESGLSLQHVQSLPSGSIQHCMELNGLKSCTLLEEAATKICQDSNSASSKLQHQLDDTMCSTENKKSENDMKRDAPVKKPPLGAVPFSDEWLTAIEAAGEEILTLKSGAVQNSPPDKSQPEPSPWSPVRKKVNQEIGPFDCTKKLTSIPPANSN; encoded by the exons ATGTACAGGCTAATGGAATCAGATCTCTCCATCATCGAAATCGCTGGCGAAGACGATTCGCTTCTGCAACAGAGTCCGGCCAATGAAATTGCGGCCGTCAACACCAGCAATTACTTCTCCTGCTCCCCTCTCCAGATTTTCAGACCTCAGCGATCTGCGGAAGCTTCTCGCCTCCGTCCCACCG AGGATTTGAAGAGTAATTGGGATGCAGATAAACCTACTTGTTCATCACCCGGAGATGGGTCCAACAAAGAGAATGTAAATGAGAACAAATTTGGAGTTCCAAAACTTCGTGTAGAACCACAGCAaatgaagaagaggaaaaagggGGGAGGATACAACTTGCGTCAAAGCTTAGCATGGGACCGAGCTTTCTTTACAGAAGAag gtgtTTTGAATCCCTTAGAGTTATCTGTGGTTAGTGGAAATTTTGATAAGTTTAGTGGGGAGGCGTTGTCGGTTATCAATGAAGAAGTGACAAAGTCTGTGTCTGATGATCTGGACTACCCCAATGATTCAGAAGAGTTGCAAGCACTTGAAGgaaaattattcaaagaatTACCAGTAAGTACGTCAAATGGAGGTAAAAGCATTGGTGGTTGTACCCAGCCAAAGCAAGATTCATCCACTTGTGACAATGAAGCTCCTGCTCGTGCG GTTAGGAGGAAGGTGCTTTCAGTCCATGACGCCAATAGAAGTGGGTCTAAGCGTGGTGGTTTTTCTCGGCCATTGTCATCAGCTTC TCAGAAAAGGCAAGCAAATGCAAATACAAAAGTCGTATCAAGAGATGCAAAGCTTCCTAAAATACCAGTTTCAAAGCCAGCTCCCTGTTTGCTTAACACGACTACTAAAAGTGCGTCACTGAGCACAAGTCACTTGAAGCGTAATCATATTGCTCAGCCCG GATCTACTGTTCCAAAAAGTGCTGGATTAAAAGGCTCCTCAAGTAAATCCATAAGTGCCCAAAATAATGCAAAACTTCGTCCTGATTGCGCATCTTTTTCTGTTAAATCTTCTGTTCTGCATGCTAGGAGAAATGTG GTGCCAACTCCACAGGCTAACCCACCTTTGGAAATAAATTCATCAGGCAATTTGCAGCCTCAGTCAGTTACCAAAGTCAATAGTAGTTTAAAGGTGATTCCAGATATAAAACTTCCAGCTGTTTCAGCCAACAGAGAGCATTCATCAATTGCAGGCTACAGTGGATCCAACAAAACTGCAGTTTCTCTCCCTCAAAATGCTCGACACATTGGTGGGAATCTGCAATATGCTCAACCCCAGACAACAAAACCATCAGGTTTGCGGATGCCATCACCATCACTGGGATTATTTAGTCAG CCAAAAGCTTCTGCATCACAGAGAAATCAAATATGCAACCTTCTGAAGTCCAGTGTTCCTAACTATCAGAAATTTCATGGCTCAAATTCCATTCATGCACCAAGGCCCCTTCATGAATCAGGGAAAATTTCCAGGGTGGTCAATGACATCCAAACTGGAAATATTACAGCCTTAACCTTGAGTGCAAGATGCTCCATTTCATCCGCTGCTAAACCTGTTTTGCCAGAAACTGTGAAGTTGAATGTTGAAGTAGATAATTTCAACGAGTCAGAACTGAAGTTCCCGTGTGCTCCTAAGAGCTCTGAAGTGGTAAAGAACAGCATTCTTGATTGTGTCGACAAAAAGTATCATGAACATGCAGAACCACAGAACTTTGAGATCCCATGCAAGGAGGATTCTGAATTGCAGATTAATGACCATAAATTGCTTTTACAAAGTGCATCCTCCAAAATGGAAAATTCCCATACTTCATCCCAACAGAACCTTGCGGTGCAAGTTAAAGGTGTTTGTGGAACAGATGGTATTACTGAGCACCAATttgtagaagaaaaacaagacaATATGTCAGTTACAAATCAGCATGACACTTCTGAATCAGAGTCCAGAGATACCATTAATTGTAGTAAACCTAGTACTTCAGTAGTGAGTGATGGTCAGTTAGTCAATATGTTTGATGCTAGAGAACAATCTGGGGAACAAGTCAATCTTACAAAGTGTTGCACCCATGAGCCTGATCTAATTTCTCTTgtagagaataaaaaacaaagggCTAATGATGACATTTTATTCAAGAAGAGTTTTTTTGAAGAGTCACGGAATTATGTTAATGGGAATATTGTGGATCCAAAGGTCCAAGACTCTAGTACAAGCACATTGGAAAGTTGTCAACATCCATCTCAATGCACAAAGAAATCAGGCAAAGGTGCTATTGGGGCGGATGAGATAATCAACAAATCACATGAACAAGATGCACTGATGCCGTGCTCAAATGGGAATCTATTAGTTGAAAGCTGCAGAAAGAACCTGAGTACTTGTAGTCGATATTTGATGATTGCTGATGATATACATGAACAATCTGGAGAACAAGAGCCTCAAAATCCTATAGTTGAGCTGTCCCATGCAGAGGATGCACCAGCAGTTTCTGTAGAGATCAAGCCATCATTTGAAGATTACAAGTGTGTTATTGATACACCATTAATGCATGAAGTTAAGTTCAATGGTGAAGTCACTTCTATGGAATTTGATTCATCTTTGAGGGTAAGCAATGATCAAACTACATTTGAAGTAACTACCCTCAATTCTATCATCACCAATTTTCATCCAGAAAGTAGAGACTCAAGTGGGAGTGAATTAGAAGATCCTCATTCTACATCCCTATTTAGCCCTGCAGTGCATGTTGAAAGTGTTTGTGGGACAGAAAAGATGGTTGAGTACCAACACACGGAGGAAACAGAATATAAATCACCAGTTAAGAATCAAGCTGTCATTACAAAGGCACAATGTGGAGATACCATTGATGGTAGTAACCAAGTTGCTTCAGTGTTGCAGAATAATTGGTTGAGCTGCATGCATGTTGTCAATGAACCTTCTGAAGAACAGGCCCAGCTGATAAAGTGTTGCACCTCTGAGGCTGATCAGATTTCTAACAATGAAAATCAGAAGCTACAGACAGAAGATAGCACTTCATCTGAGTCATCTCAGAAATATGATAGGTGTGTCACAGATGTTGGTCCAAAAATCTGTGGTTACAATGGAAGTGAACTTGAAAGTTCTGATGGTCCTTCTCAACTTAAATACATAGTTCAAGGGGAAGAAGAGGGTTCTAGAATAGATAGCACAACTAAGAAATTAAATGAGGGGGATGCAGGAGGGCATTCCATAGATAGTGATCTATTAGTTAAAAGGTGCAGAAGTAACCTCAGTTCAGCAGTGCAAAATCTATATGTTGTGGGTTCTGATCTTATAAATGAACAATCTGGAGAGCAAGTAAAACTTCAAATTCCCTGCCTTGTAGTCGAACAAAGTTCCCAAGATATACATGGATTACGTCCGAATAATTACTCATCACTTTCGAATGGCACCTCTTCCAATGAGTCTTGGGAAGAAAATGTCTCTGAAAGTTCTGATTATGTTGTTCCAGAACAAAGTCATCTGCAGGAAAGTGTATTAGAGATTTCCACTACTGTTGTTCAGCTACCACTTGGAATACCTGATGGTTTTGATGTTGGCAAGATGGCCAAAAACTTGAATGCAGAGGAAGCACTGCCAGATTCTGGAGATTTCAAGTCCTCACTTGAAGGCCATGAATATCCTACTGATACACAGTTCAGGCCTGGCATAGAGCTCAACAGTCAAGCCACTTCTTTGGAATCTGATTCATCTCTGAAGCAGGGCAAGGAACAGTCTACAGATGCAGTTACTAATTGCAGTTTTCAAGTATTTCATTCTTCAAGCAATGAATCAGGTTTATCACTTCAACATGTTCAATCATTGCCGAGTGGAAGTATTCAACATTGTATGGAGCTCAATGGATTGAAGAGCTGTACCTTGCTGGAGGAAGCAGCAACTAAAATCTGTCAAGACAGTAACAGTGCCAGCAGTAAACTACAGCATCAGTTGGATGATACTATGTGCTCCACAGAAAA CAAGAAGTCTGAGAATGATATGAAAAGAGATGCTCCTGTAAAAAAGCCTCCACTTGGTGCTGTTCCATTCTCGGATGAATGGTTAACTGCTATTGAAGCTGCGGGAGAG GAAATTTTAACATTGAAGTCTGGTGCCGTACAAAATTCACCCCCTGACAAGTCTCAGCCTGAACCAAGTCCATGGTCCCCG GTGAGGAAGAAGGTTAATCAAGAGATAGGACCGTTTGACTGTACAAAAAAGCTCACCAGCATTCCACCAGCTAATTCCAATTGA
- the LOC117917146 gene encoding DDB1- and CUL4-associated factor 8 has translation MEYRCKGFGDEFTEVFKREMGFSRPRCFPRRISASEGLVKRITLHGKLNGHKECVNTVEFNSTGDVLVSGSDDRQVIFWDWAAKSKTFSYPSGHLDNIFQARIMPFTDDRKIVTSSCDGQVRLGLVLENGQVDTRRLGKHQGRVYKLDIEPGSPHIFYSCGEDGVVQHFDLRSNSATKLFHCSSFTELNRQSRNNISLNAIVIDPRNPNYFAVGGSDEYARVYDIRKHQCDSSNNLDGPVNTFCPHHLVGADVHITGLAYSNTSELLVSYNDELIYLFQKNMGMGPTPLSVPPEELQKLEKPQVYLGHRNSQTVKSVSFFGPTDDYVLSGSDCGHIFVWKKKGAKLVRLTAGDQQIVNHLEPHPYMPIFASCGIENSIKLWIPMADGSLPLPDDAEKIMESNRQGREDHSLITLTPDVIMHVLRLQRRQNAAYIERRFDRADIENDEEDEGEAYLLGFSDGEASSEEGFTGNTTECNIS, from the exons ATGGAGTATCGTTGTAAGGGATTTGGAGATGAATTTACAGAGGTTTTCAAGAGAGAGATGGGTTTTTCTCGGCCACGATGCTTCCCTCGCCGAATATCTGCCTCTGAG GGCCTGGTGAAGAGAATCACTCTACATGGGAAGTTAAATGGTCACAAGGAATGTGTGAATACGGTAGAATTCAACTCTACTGGTGATGTCCTTGTGTCAGGTTCTGATGACAGACAAGttatattttgggattgggCTGCTAAAAGTAAAACCTTTTCCTATCCTTCTGGCCATCTGGACAACATATTCCAGGCCAGAATAATGCCATTCACTGATGACCGGAAGATAGTAACTTCTTCCTGTGATGGCCAG GTGAGGCTCGGCCTGGTCTTGGAAAATGGCCAAGTTGATACCAGAAGATTGGGGAAGCACCAAGGCCGTGTATACAAGCTTGATATAGAGCCAGGAAGCCCCCACATTTTCTATAGCTGTGGTGAGGATGGTGTTGTTCAACAT TTTGATCTGCGAAGCAATTCTGCTACCAAGCTTTTCCATTGCTCCTCATTCACCGAACTCAACCGGCAGTCTCGGAACAACATATCGTTGAATGCCATTGTGATTGACCCAAGAAATCCGAACTATTTTGCTGTAGGAGGTTCTGATGAATATGCACGTGTCTATGACATAAGAAAACACCAATGTGATTCATCAAATAACCTAGATGGACCCGTGAACACATTTTGCCCCCATCACCTTGTTGGGGCTGATGTTCACATTACAGGATTGGCTTACTCTAACACAAGTGAACTGCTTGTTTCTTACAACGATGAGCTCATCTATCTGTTTCAGAAGAACATGGGAATGGGTCCGACCCCATTGTCTGTCCCACCTGAAGAGTTGCAGAAATTAGAAAAGCCACAAGTTTATTTGGGGCATAGAAATTCACAAACAGTGAAAAGTGTGAGTTTTTTTGGCCCCACTGATGATTATGTCTTGAGTGGGTCTGACTGCGGCCATATATTTGTCTGGAAGAAGAAGGGAGCTAAACTTGTGCGTTTAACGGCGGGCGATCAGCAAATTGTAAACCATCTTGAGCCCCATCCTTATATGCCTATTTTTGCTTCTTGTGGAATAGAAAACAGTATAAAGCTCTGGATTCCTATGGCGGATGGCAGTCTTCCTCTGCCTGATGATGCAGAAAAG ATTATGGAGTCCAATAGGCAGGGCAGAGAGGACCATTCACTGATAACACTTACTCCTGATGTTATCATGCATGTTTTGCGCCTTCAGAGAAGGCAAAATGCTGCTTATATTGAAAGGAGATTTGATAGAGCTGATATCGAgaatgatgaagaagatgaaggagaGGCATATCTTTTGGGATTTTCAGATGGAGAAGCCTCTTCAGAAGAGGGGTTTACAGGTAATACTACAGAGTGCAACATTAGCTAG